In the genome of Nakaseomyces glabratus chromosome K, complete sequence, the window ATCTAAGTGTGTTTAGCTGATTCCCTTCTCTTATATTTATCATGGTTAtctaaatataaaatattatccAACCTGCAAGAGGTTAGCTTAGCTATAAACGAGTTATGTCTTGGATACAGATACCATGGAGTTGGGTTGTGACCCTAATAGTGACATATTTGTCTCTGCCATTAATTATTTACTATTTGGTGCCATATATCTTTTATGGGAATAAGTCTTCAAAAAAGAGGATCATCATCTATGTGCTTGGAGATATAGGCCATTCACCAAGAATGTGCTACCATGCCAGAAGTTTTAGTGAGAAAGGCTGGCAAGTTGAGTTATGTGGATATGTGGAAGAGCAAGTTCCTGGTTTTATTGCAGAAGATCCCAATATTATTGTCCACGCTCTTCCAACGCTGACGCTACAAGGAAACAAGAgatcaataatatttttggtAAAGAAAGTATTGTTCCAAGTTTCTGCTATCATTGCTCAATTATGGGAGCTTAGGGGCAGTAATTATATGTTAATTCAGAACCCACCATCGATTCCGATTTTACCAATTGCTGTTTTCTATCGTTTGAGTGGTTGTAAACTTATCATTGATTGGCACAACTTGGCATATTCCATTAtgcaattgaaatttaatGGAAACTTTTATCACCCCGTTGTACTTGCCTCATATGTCATAGAGTATATTTTTGGCAAGTTTGCTACTTATAATTTAACGGTCACTGAGGCCATGAAAGAATATTTAGTCAACAGTTTTGGCTTGAATCCAAAAAGGTGTGTGGTGCTATATGATAGACCTGCGACACAATTTAAACCACTCACTGAAAGTGAATCCCGCACAAAGTTACTAGACTCTGAGTTCATCAGAGATATGATCCCTGAGGGATTCAATGTAGAGAAGGGAGACAAGATAATAGTCACTTCTACCTCGTTCACTCCAGATGAAGATATTAGTATACTGATTGGTGCGTTGAAAATCTACGACAACTCTTATGAGAATCTTGATAAAAGCCTTCCAAAGATTCTCTGTTTTGTTACAGGAAAGGGCCCCATGAAGGAAAGATATGTTAAAGATGTAGAAGAGCATGATTGGCAGCATGTGTATGTTAAGTTTGTCTGGCTGAAATCGGAGGATTACCCTCGCTTGCTCCAGCTGTGTGATTATGGTGTCTCTTTACATAAGTCCAGTTCTGGCCTCGACTTACCTATGAAAATACTTGATATGTATGGCTCGGGTATACCTGTAATAGCATATAACTACCCTGTGCTTGGAGAATTGGTTAAATACAACGAGAATGGTTTGAAATTCCTGGACAGAAGAGAACTACACGAGTCATTGATCTTTGCCATGAAGGACCCAGAACTttacaagaaattgaagcaGGGGGCTTTAAAAGAGTCCCAAATTAGATGGAACTCGAGCTGGCAGTCTGCCATGCAAGAATTAAAGCTCGTCGCTTAAAAGAATGACTATCCCTCATAAACATTTTAGCATCACAAGGTACCAAACATATATTTCCTAACAATTGTATATACTCAGCCACGTAAATAGCACCTTATAATCATATGACAGTAACAATACCCCGCAACGAACTCAAAGCTAAGCTCTCACCACTTTACCGACTAGATACAGTTACTGAAATCAGCAATTAGTAAACACTGGGGAAAGTCATTGGGAACGGATCTCTGATACAGAAACTGCCTGAGAGAGAATTGACTGTTTCCTAATACAAGGAATTTACCCAGCTTTTCTTTGGCTGCCATCATAATGATTAAGCCCAATAATTTGTTTGGGCATTCGTACGAGCTATTGTCTGCAGTGACAAAATAGACAACACTTGAACTTCCACAGTATTTTCTTGGCCGCAAAGTATGTATCGCAGATAACGAACAATAGCGTCTacaaacaataaaagaTATTATCTACGAAAGACAGACTCCGCAGAGAACACATTCATGCTTATTTCCACAACGCGATACACAGACCCAGTAATACAAGACGAGGGACGAAGAGGAGTGGGGGGGAAGGGCACGGACGGATAAGGGACCAGAGTATAGCTTTTCTATGGGAATTGTGGGAAGGGAGAAAATGGTGTCACATTGTAGGGCACTTTCTGAGAAAAGAAGTTATCTAGTCTTTCCCGAACTGACAACATCTTTGTCTCCTaaacagaaaatttttttcttccgTCGTCTTCGCTTTCTGAATTGTTTTTTGGTCGCCACTCACCTGAACATCCTGTTTCTCACCATATATCTGTTGTATATATACACAGTGACTTTAGACGCTAGAGTCCATCCTCTAGCTCAGGAAGAAAGCAAACAGAAAAGTGTTGCAACCTACCAACTAGGAAACACTCGCCCACCCAGCTACCCCTCGGCTAACCCCCCCATCCAAAGTCGAATAAAACAAGCCGTTCCCCCCCAGGACAGGAGAAAAACAGGAACGGAGCGTCCAGTAACAAATCAGGCGAGAAAGAGACGAGCATCACACAGAAGACGCTGCAGGAGCTTTGACACGCACTGTGGGAAGGGACAGAAACACCAaaactgaagaaaagaaaaacaaatttcTCTAAAACCAGCAATAGCTGTTTTATACGGGGCACGTGATATCGTTTTTTCCCATATATCACAGGCGCTTCTCTTTGGCTATTGAACCCTTACTGGTAATTAATTGTGCTTTACGGTGTACACTACCAGAGTTAGTGATAGTGCGACTTATAGCTGCTAAAGTGCTAAAAGTCTATCAACTTTCTACTGTATTCCCACTATTTTTTGTTGGGCGAGGTTAAATTTCTTTGCTGATATATCACATTTTAGTCAAACATACTGGAACCTTTACCTGTTCTACATTGACATAAATATTTCCTGTCGGATGCATTATTAGTTTCGAAACCTGCTCCATTCCAGCCCACAAAAATTTGTAAATATcgaaagaaagaaaaaaaaagggaacGTTTACTAAGCAAGTAGAAGATTATTCATTGTTTAAATTAAAAagtcctttttttttgagttaGTTTCTTTGCAGTGGGAgtgtattatattaatCAGAAAAGCATTCGATTTATTCCCTCATTTGAGGAtatatttcaagtttttgtcTTCACTGAGCTTGCTTCTCAAACAACTTATTTGGcagtattattttgaagaaactcTTTAACTAATCTGTGCTTATACAGTTAAGTGCTTCAGACACACTACAGATAAgctaaaataaaattgaatcCCCGTTTGCTagaaattatttttcacCTGGTAAATGTCTTCAAATGGTGGGAGTAATACAAATGAGAGGTCAGTGGGGCCTGATAGCGGCAGTCTGCGGAGTAACAGCAACCTGAGCAGTGTGAACGGTGATGGCTCAGATAGTGGGAGCACCAGGTTCAGGCATAGGAAGATCTCTGTGAAGCAAAGACTACGGATACATTTACCTTCTGACCTGAAGAATCTGGACAAAAACGAAATACAAAAACGTGAGTTACTCGACGTCGAGACCggtgttgaaaaaaatgaagaaaaagaagtgCATTTGCACAGAATCTTGCAGAAGGCATCTGTGCTTGAACATTTAAATTCGAAGAAAGATTATATTCCAACACCGGATGCATCGAAGACATGGAGTGATTATGATAAATTTTATTCAGGGAAATTCGTAGAAACACAGGCTTATGTGAAGTTTTCAGTAACTGTAGAAGATTGTTGCGGTGTGCCGTATACCTTGGACgaaattgatgatgatttctTGGAAAATAGTTTGAATAAGAACTCAGACTTGAAGctaaatgaagatgaatttGAATCATTGTGTTCAGCATTTGAAACAGCCATTAAGGAAAGACAACCGTTCCTTCAAATGGATCCTGAGACAATTCTTACATTTGACGAAGTAAAGCCCACTCTCTTAAAGGTAGATTTTAACAATATGCATTTACGGAGTCAGTTAGCTCAAGAGGTAGCTGCCATTCATAACCCCCAAACCGCTAATAGTAGCTCAGATGGTAACGGTCCTTTTACAActgtttttgattcttcaaCTACTGCTAATGTCCGCCCAATACCCGAGCTTATCGAAAAATATGGTAAAGAAGTATATGAACATTGGTCACGTCGAAAAATTGAAGCTAAGGGAGCTGAAATATTTCCTCAACTGAAGTTTGAAAGACCTGgtgaaaaagaagaagttgatcCTTATGTGTGTTTTAGAAGACGGGAGCTCAGACATCCTagaaaaacaagaagagtTGACATTTTAAACAGTCAGAAGCTAAGAATTCTGCTTAAAGAATTGAGACATGCTAAAGACATGTCTCTACTTGTAGCTCAAAGAGAGCAAATAAATTTGCAACTAATTGAGGATGACTTGAAAATTCTGAATAAACGTAAACATGTAATTTCCATTAAGAGAAAACTCGACATAAAGGGCGAAGATGAAGACTTAATAAATCATAAGAGAAAGAGACCTACTATCATGACAATTGAGAAGAAACGACAACAAGAGGAGGCTTTGGCAGCAGCCAAGAGAGCAGCCGAACAAGAAAAAGCTGCTGCTGCGGCTAAGGCAGCCgaagcaaaaaataaaagcaaagcacaaaagaaacaaaacgAGCAAGCTGCAAAAGTTAAATCCTCCAAACAAAAGAATTCAAGTTCTCAAGATTTGACAAAAAAGGTTACACAGGAAGAAAGTCAATCAGAGGAACAACAGCCTGCTATGTCTCATGTTTACGTCAAGCTACCTTCTTCCAAAATTCCTGATATTGTTCTGGAAGATGTTGAaaaacttcttcaaaacaAGGAAAAGAGTGCTAGACGTtttgttcaagaaagaatGGCTAGACGAAAATTGGAGGACAATGACGAATTCATTAATTTGACTGATGATCCACATAATCCTGTCTTTGATTTAACAACATTAAACTGTTCGGAAGTGCCATTTTCgccattttcatcaattgcTTCTTCTAAACTTAAGATTAACAAGTCATTTTA includes:
- the EPL1 gene encoding Epl1p (CAGL0K12386g~Ortholog(s) have histone acetyltransferase activity and role in DNA repair, histone acetylation, positive regulation of macroautophagy, regulation of transcription from RNA polymerase II promoter); this translates as MSSNGGSNTNERSVGPDSGSLRSNSNLSSVNGDGSDSGSTRFRHRKISVKQRLRIHLPSDLKNLDKNEIQKRELLDVETGVEKNEEKEVHLHRILQKASVLEHLNSKKDYIPTPDASKTWSDYDKFYSGKFVETQAYVKFSVTVEDCCGVPYTLDEIDDDFLENSLNKNSDLKLNEDEFESLCSAFETAIKERQPFLQMDPETILTFDEVKPTLLKVDFNNMHLRSQLAQEVAAIHNPQTANSSSDGNGPFTTVFDSSTTANVRPIPELIEKYGKEVYEHWSRRKIEAKGAEIFPQLKFERPGEKEEVDPYVCFRRRELRHPRKTRRVDILNSQKLRILLKELRHAKDMSLLVAQREQINLQLIEDDLKILNKRKHVISIKRKLDIKGEDEDLINHKRKRPTIMTIEKKRQQEEALAAAKRAAEQEKAAAAAKAAEAKNKSKAQKKQNEQAAKVKSSKQKNSSSQDLTKKVTQEESQSEEQQPAMSHVYVKLPSSKIPDIVLEDVEKLLQNKEKSARRFVQERMARRKLEDNDEFINLTDDPHNPVFDLTTLNCSEVPFSPFSSIASSKLKINKSFYLRDLNDYLNGIATDLKVFNKDGEKIEDNKTASGNQNVRKTEVYNPFDSGSELHSREYPVKFRRRFGRGNIEYLDVKRKIDNFSDTRFCEFIDFKAIENQELENNGRNLDVYESRADEFSRLLEKWKFDSTNNEYGLRFSDEPARLNQISNDTQVIRFGTMLGTKSYEQLKEATIRYRKDYISRIRQQKLNAQKQQQILQQQQFLQQQQENGSPNNATMPINPINKSTLKQDVASNVLVGTQQKS
- the ALG1 gene encoding chitobiosyldiphosphodolichol beta-1,4 mannosyltransferase (CAGL0K12342g~Ortholog(s) have beta-1,4-mannosyltransferase activity, role in establishment or maintenance of cell polarity, oligosaccharide-lipid intermediate biosynthetic process, protein N-linked glycosylation and endoplasmic reticulum localization) yields the protein MSWIQIPWSWVVTLIVTYLSLPLIIYYLVPYIFYGNKSSKKRIIIYVLGDIGHSPRMCYHARSFSEKGWQVELCGYVEEQVPGFIAEDPNIIVHALPTLTLQGNKRSIIFLVKKVLFQVSAIIAQLWELRGSNYMLIQNPPSIPILPIAVFYRLSGCKLIIDWHNLAYSIMQLKFNGNFYHPVVLASYVIEYIFGKFATYNLTVTEAMKEYLVNSFGLNPKRCVVLYDRPATQFKPLTESESRTKLLDSEFIRDMIPEGFNVEKGDKIIVTSTSFTPDEDISILIGALKIYDNSYENLDKSLPKILCFVTGKGPMKERYVKDVEEHDWQHVYVKFVWLKSEDYPRLLQLCDYGVSLHKSSSGLDLPMKILDMYGSGIPVIAYNYPVLGELVKYNENGLKFLDRRELHESLIFAMKDPELYKKLKQGALKESQIRWNSSWQSAMQELKLVA
- a CDS encoding uncharacterized protein (CAGL0K12364g~Protein of unknown function), giving the protein MGIVGREKMVSHCRALSEKRSYLVFPELTTSLSPKQKIFFFRRLRFLNCFLVATHLNILFLTIYLLYIYTVTLDARVHPLAQEESKQKSVATYQLGNTRPPSYPSANPPIQSRIKQAVPPQDRRKTGTERPVTNQARKRRASHRRRCRSFDTHCGKGQKHQN